A section of the Candidatus Thermodiscus eudorianus genome encodes:
- a CDS encoding ABC transporter permease translates to MGLIDGTITILSREVRKWIGRRAVFVVSIITPLIWIAFFGKSMNIQGLIAGRIPPNIPAQLAEVLKQAYEYALKQSFGTTDYFTFFSAGMLAVFSLFQSMFSGISVIFDKRLGYMDRLLVTPIPRTSIFLGKVGATLVRLSILELLLFATALALGMQLKSGLGLVDLVAAWAIIMVLALGLSSAYTTLSFYAENQEVVFAVGNLVNLPLMFTSSALFPVEQMPQWLQAIAKVNPVTYASDLVRYHLIGKPVDNYAVHLAILLAISLTLFIAGIYLSVRWMKTR, encoded by the coding sequence ATGGGGCTTATCGACGGGACCATCACCATACTCTCTAGGGAGGTTAGGAAGTGGATCGGTAGAAGGGCCGTATTCGTGGTCTCCATAATAACGCCGCTGATATGGATAGCGTTCTTCGGCAAGAGCATGAATATACAGGGCCTCATAGCCGGGAGGATCCCGCCAAACATACCGGCCCAGCTAGCCGAGGTCCTGAAGCAGGCATACGAGTACGCTCTGAAGCAGTCCTTCGGAACCACCGACTACTTCACGTTCTTCTCTGCAGGCATGCTAGCGGTCTTCAGCCTCTTCCAGAGCATGTTCAGCGGCATAAGCGTGATATTCGATAAGAGGCTCGGGTACATGGATAGGCTACTGGTCACGCCTATACCAAGGACCAGTATATTCCTCGGCAAGGTCGGGGCCACCCTGGTTAGGCTCTCGATACTGGAACTGCTACTCTTCGCAACGGCCCTGGCGCTGGGGATGCAGTTGAAGAGCGGCCTAGGCCTAGTCGACCTGGTGGCGGCTTGGGCCATTATAATGGTGCTCGCGCTAGGCCTATCCTCGGCCTACACGACGCTTAGCTTCTACGCCGAGAACCAGGAAGTCGTGTTCGCCGTCGGCAACCTAGTCAACCTACCTCTAATGTTCACCTCAAGTGCATTGTTCCCGGTGGAGCAGATGCCCCAATGGCTACAGGCGATAGCCAAGGTCAACCCGGTGACCTACGCCTCGGACCTAGTGAGATACCACCTCATAGGAAAGCCTGTCGACAACTACGCCGTCCACCTAGCCATACTACTGGCGATCAGCCTCACGCTCTTCATCGCCGGCATATACCTCAGCGTTAGGTGGATGAAGACCAGGTAG
- a CDS encoding ATP-binding cassette domain-containing protein produces the protein MECAVEARELVKVYPNGVRAVDGVSFCIRKGEIFSLLGPNGAGKTTTVRMLSTLIKPTSGDARILGYSVVREANKVRRVIGIVPQDLTSDDEMTGWDNVYIQARLYGYRGREAEERTRNALKFMDLLDVANRRVATYSGGMRRRLEIAMSLVHSPEVLYLDEPTLGLDVQSRRHLWSLINQLKSEGITILLTTHYMEEADYLSDRVAIIDHGRIIAEGTPEELKARLGGERIHLELDSEDKAKELAGTLAENGWSVKTVNSTVIVTVSNAARAIPELASYIGLAREVKIVKPNLEEVFIELTGRRLRDEEPIDAFRYRVMARRVRR, from the coding sequence TTGGAGTGCGCAGTCGAGGCCAGGGAGCTGGTGAAGGTATATCCAAACGGGGTTAGAGCCGTAGACGGGGTGTCCTTCTGCATAAGGAAGGGGGAGATCTTCTCCCTGCTGGGCCCTAACGGGGCCGGCAAGACAACGACCGTCAGGATGCTCTCAACCCTCATAAAACCCACATCCGGCGATGCACGGATACTTGGCTACAGTGTGGTGAGGGAGGCGAATAAGGTTAGAAGGGTTATCGGGATAGTTCCCCAGGACCTGACCAGCGATGACGAGATGACCGGGTGGGACAACGTCTACATACAGGCCAGACTCTACGGCTATAGGGGTAGGGAAGCCGAGGAACGCACCAGGAACGCCCTCAAGTTCATGGACCTACTAGACGTCGCCAATAGGAGGGTCGCTACCTACAGCGGGGGTATGAGGCGTAGGCTTGAAATCGCGATGAGCCTAGTCCACTCCCCCGAGGTGCTCTACCTCGACGAGCCCACCCTAGGGCTCGATGTACAGAGCAGGAGGCACCTATGGAGCCTCATAAACCAGCTGAAGAGCGAGGGAATCACCATACTATTGACCACGCACTACATGGAGGAGGCAGACTACCTCAGCGACAGGGTCGCGATAATAGACCATGGCAGGATAATAGCCGAGGGGACCCCAGAGGAGTTAAAGGCCAGGCTCGGAGGCGAGAGGATACACCTAGAGCTCGACTCTGAAGACAAGGCCAAAGAGCTCGCGGGCACGCTGGCCGAGAACGGGTGGAGCGTCAAGACCGTCAACTCCACCGTTATAGTCACGGTCTCCAACGCGGCCAGAGCCATACCAGAGCTCGCCAGCTATATAGGGCTGGCGAGGGAGGTCAAGATCGTGAAGCCAAACCTCGAAGAGGTCTTCATCGAGCTGACGGGCAGGAGGCTCAGGGACGAAGAGCCCATAGACGCCTTCCGCTACAGGGTCATGGCTAGGCGTGTCAGGAGGTGA
- a CDS encoding ATPase, with protein MKIALASGGKDSLYASYMEWPPDLFLFLVYEFPVPSPHIVNMKASIATLSLTGVPVLVVRVPRVGALSYTARVLARLNASTIVAGDVYIEDHLRYMESLASEAGARLKEPLWGRDTRELLYEIIEQGFTAKVTGVVKGLEDLLGAILDESTVEEIEARLTGVGADPLGENGEYHTVVTGSPVHGERLCLREDGVYGGGDGSILRVEPCEMPWLPGLHPPNAEVYAGDEEREADRQ; from the coding sequence TTGAAGATCGCACTGGCCTCGGGAGGCAAGGACAGCCTATACGCGTCATACATGGAGTGGCCCCCGGACCTCTTCCTATTCCTCGTATATGAGTTCCCAGTCCCCTCGCCCCACATAGTCAACATGAAGGCCTCGATCGCGACATTATCCCTAACTGGTGTCCCTGTCCTGGTGGTGAGGGTCCCTCGCGTAGGCGCGTTGAGCTACACGGCCAGGGTCTTAGCCAGGCTCAACGCGTCGACCATAGTAGCTGGAGACGTCTACATAGAGGACCACCTAAGGTACATGGAGTCCCTGGCCTCCGAGGCGGGAGCACGGCTAAAGGAGCCTCTATGGGGTAGGGACACCAGGGAGCTACTCTATGAGATCATCGAGCAGGGCTTCACCGCTAAGGTCACCGGTGTAGTCAAGGGTCTGGAGGATCTATTGGGGGCGATCCTAGACGAATCGACGGTCGAGGAGATCGAGGCCCGCCTAACCGGGGTCGGGGCCGATCCTCTGGGCGAGAACGGCGAGTACCACACGGTAGTCACGGGCTCGCCCGTGCACGGGGAGAGGCTCTGCCTGAGGGAGGATGGAGTGTATGGAGGCGGTGATGGCTCCATACTCCGAGTGGAGCCCTGTGAGATGCCGTGGCTACCTGGTCTTCATCCACCTAACGCTGAGGTATATGCCGGCGATGAAGAGCGTGAGGCTGATCGCCAGTAG